From a region of the Tiliqua scincoides isolate rTilSci1 chromosome 4, rTilSci1.hap2, whole genome shotgun sequence genome:
- the CTCFL gene encoding transcriptional repressor CTCFL, which yields MESCVYSKEPRDLHPISFGRLPEGGGGDDITQSSGEGGKHLVLLKTIHWKMENNDFQGTSPIHQPYELHTMIQQEASILQHTETVSPSGSVQENPEEGWTISLLEGLYTIHEMEVMNVNNLKEAQVQNEDDSSTKKTPDVLWIKQIDRSKDTAADGGKDQELLQAGEERISHPSMVEAANILSSTMKGNSLILRTSENKDQSNEGDVLQHCNVCAFTSYSVSGLNRHMKKHSSKKLHMCHLCLKAFHTVSLLRNHVNTHTGTKPYKCSECEMAFVTSGELSRHRRYKHTLEKPFKCSFCDYCSVEASKLKRHIRSHTGERPYSCTLCAYASRDTYKLKRHMVTHSGEKPFECMVCKARFTQAGTLKFHILHKHGKNVPKYQCPHCYATVARKGDLRIHLRNLHSYIEVPLKCNYCEGTFHERYAFREHKKTHRNEKRFRCDQCSYACKQERHMIMHKRTHSGEKPFICISCNKCFRQKQLLTIHFKKYHDVNFQPRIYECPKCGKGYSRWNNMRKHAEKCGETKTKRPSKVNKSRKKECARSSHDVNQEGNN from the exons ATGGAAAGCTGTGTTTATAGTAAAGAGCCCCGAGACCTACATCCCATTTCATTTGGGAGACtgccagaaggaggaggaggagatgataTTACCCAGTCTTCAGGGGAAGGAGGAAAACACCTTGTATTGCTAAAGACAATACATTGGAAGATGGAGAACAATGACTTCCAGGGGACTTCTCCTATCCATCAACCCTATGAGCTGCATACCATGATCCAGCAAGAGGCAAGCATCCTGCAGCATACTGAGACAGTATCTCCAAGTGGAAGTGTTCAAGAGAACCCAGAGGAAGGCTGGACCATAAGTTTGCTGGAAGGCCTTTATACAATCCATGAAATGGAAGTGATGAATGTTAACAATTTGAAAGAGGCACAAGTGCAGAATGAGGATGACAGTTCCACCAAGAAGACTCCGGATGTCCTTTGGATTAAG CAAATCGATAGAAGTAAAGATACCGCTGCAGATGGAGGAAAAGACCAAGAGCTACTTCAGGCTGGAGAGGAAAGAATAAGCCACCCTTCTATGGTGGAGGCAGCAAACATTCTGAGTAGCACAATGAAAGGCAATTCCTTGATCTTGCGGACTTCTGAAAATAAAGACCAAAGCAATGA AGGAGATGTACTGCAACATTGCAATGTATGTGCCTTCACGTCTTATAGTGTGTCAGGCCTCAATCGACACATGAAAAAACACTCTAGCAAGAAACTGCACATGTGTCACCTCTGTCTTAAGGCTTTCCATACAGTTTCCCTCTTGCGCAATCATGTGAACACACATACAG GGACCAAGCCATACAAGTGCAGTGAATGTGAGATGGCCTTTGTTACCAGTGGTGAACTTTCAAGGCACAGGCGATATAAGCATACCCTTGAGAAACCCTTTAAGTGCTCCTTCTGTGACTATTGCAGCGTAGAG GCAAGCAAACTGAAGCGTCATATTCGCTCACACACAGGCGAGCGCCCTTACAGCTGTACTCTCTGTGCCTATGCCAGCAGAGACACTTACAAGCTAAAAAGGCACATGGTCACTCACTCAG GTGAAAAACCCTTTGAGTGTATGGTTTGTAAGGCCAGGTTCACTCAGGCCGGAACTCTGAAATTTCATATATTGCACAAACATGGGAAAAATGTGCCCAAGTATCAGTGCCCACACTGTTATGCAACTGTTGCCAGGAAGGGAGATTTAC GTATTCACTTGCGAAACCTGCATTCATACATTGAAGTGCCACTGAAGTGCAATTACTGTGAAGGTACCTTCCATGAGCGGTACGCGTTCAGAGAGCACAAGAAGACACACAGAAATGAGAAGAGATTCAGGTGTGATCAGTGCAGTTATGCGTGCAAGCAG GAGCGTCACATGATTATGCACAAGAGAACACATTCCGGTGAGAAGCCCTTCATATGCATCTCTTGCAACAAATGCTTTCGACAGAAGCAGCTCCTCACCATTCACTTCAAGAAATACCATGATGTCAATTTTCAGCCAAGAATCTATGAATGCCCGAAGTGTGGCAAGGGCTATTCACGCTGG AATAATATGCGTAAACATGCAGAGAAATGTGGAGAGACAAAGACTAAAAGGCCCAGCAAAGTAAAcaagagcagaaagaaagaatgtGCAAGATCAAGCCATGATGTCAATCAAGAAGGTAATAACTAA